One stretch of Syntrophorhabdaceae bacterium DNA includes these proteins:
- a CDS encoding 4Fe-4S binding protein → MKASYGYKDGSGDFFITIDTDLCNGCGACITACPAGVFVVGEDENDPLIENPVAAVAKDQRKKIKYACGPC, encoded by the coding sequence ATGAAGGCCAGCTATGGATATAAAGACGGCTCAGGCGATTTCTTCATCACCATAGACACGGATCTGTGTAACGGCTGCGGGGCATGCATAACGGCATGCCCCGCCGGCGTTTTTGTGGTTGGCGAAGACGAGAACGATCCGCTCATTGAAAATCCTGTCGCTGCCGTAGCAAAGGACCAGAGAAAGAAGATCAAATATGCCTGCGGACCATGTAA